Proteins from a genomic interval of Sugiyamaella lignohabitans strain CBS 10342 chromosome C, complete sequence:
- the SAN1 gene encoding ubiquitin-protein ligase SAN1 (Ubiquitin-protein ligase; involved in proteasome-dependent degradation of aberrant nuclear proteins; targets substrates with regions of exposed hydrophobicity containing 5 or more contiguous hydrophobic residues; contains intrinsically disordered regions that contribute to substrate recognition; prefers a window of exposed hydrophobicity that causes a particular level of protein insolubility, suggesting that San1p evolved to target highly aggregation-prone proteins; GO_component: GO:0005737 - cytoplasm [Evidence IMP] [PMID 20080635]; GO_component: GO:0005634 - nucleus [Evidence IDA] [PMID 15797381]; GO_function: GO:0046872 - metal ion binding [Evidence IEA]; GO_function: GO:0004842 - ubiquitin-protein transferase activity [Evidence IDA] [PMID 15078868]; GO_function: GO:0004842 - ubiquitin-protein transferase activity [Evidence IDA] [PMID 15797381]; GO_function: GO:0008270 - zinc ion binding [Evidence IEA]; GO_process: GO:0071630 - nucleus-associated proteasomal ubiquitin-dependent protein catabolic process [Evidence IMP] [PMID 20080635]; GO_process: GO:0042787 - protein ubiquitination involved in ubiquitin-dependent protein catabolic process [Evidence IDA] [PMID 15078868]; GO_process: GO:0042787 - protein ubiquitination involved in ubiquitin-dependent protein catabolic process [Evidence IDA,IMP] [PMID 15797381]; GO_process: GO:0051788 - response to misfolded protein [Evidence IMP] [PMID 15797381]): MDSNNRSSSPSAGSEHSANNGDDSYQANILYINYSLTLPDMDGPLSTSDLALLFGVNGDNNSNNNNNNNNNNANANAYWRSVSQQFAASGGADAGPGAETGNPPTRSEATGRTSSTRSGTNVDYTGSGFDRGRNTGARTTNFEVAFTNNFQDILDGANIYSWRDTNADSNNNSTSQGTGDRGGNSTNDSSGANDGNPGASRPTRPESGPRQFSLADADRFWRQRGTAVFGPGQAPTPGTSFTSDGVFYTTRSFPIDIRLGTALFGGGDGGSRNPRASKRAIAKLKSVKASSLPESDRSCPICFEKYVDEEEDSVEKSDLKTEDVIDDNTSGMSADSVGDPPESVPESSAQPESTSDSDSTTDTRHNALEMPCNHLFGSHCIKEWLAGSNTCPLCRTTIESQDDYLRSIGQQPESDNNAATLFELIFNVIPNLMSNSTNNSNSNSNTNNNSNANSNGNDNDNDNGINNNNNTQSSSTSGDNTIPSQTRSDSTSIFSINPQRAPRVNSPVSSHTNSGADTPLSQNSTDTAGRANSTLGLSSVAANPIDMSGSSSSSSGTSQQETTQSAASSVVSSASEMSESSSSSSSSRTAATTTSDPGPNLISRPRSGTSSQFLRPLSILLQNLHGRGGSSSRNNNNSTSSSPSQSSQQSRDDGIAPIGNERTTASATRQEPGNTRGGGTGGGVWMGPGGILSSWGPRFVRRHHPYRSPPTEPSSNAESSRQSRESSGRPSTASRSASRNAQVSNHNHLQCASANLSMCSVSGNIPRPDDSRMEEDDDSENSDRLVRLDCGHGYHVPCLRVAMAAHGDREIPNLTGGVDSNDGATREVWCLRCRRYQDISNHE; encoded by the coding sequence ATGGATAGCAACAATCGGTCTAGCAGCCCTTCTGCTGGCAGCGAGCATTCCGCTAATAATGGTGATGATAGTTACCAGGCAAATATCCTGTATATCAACTATTCATTAACTCTGCCGGATATGGATGGCCCATTGTCTACGTCGGATTTAGCACTACTATTTGGAGTTAATGGTGATAataacagcaacaacaacaacaacaataataataataatgccAATGCGAATGCTTATTGGAGAAGTGTTAGTCAGCAGTTTGCCGCTTCTGGAGGTGCTGACGCTGGCCCTGGTGCGGAGACAGGTAATCCTCCTACCCGTAGTGAAGCCACTGGACGTACTTCTAGTACGAGAAGCGGTACTAATGTTGATTATACGGGTAGTGGATTCGATAGAGGAAGAAATACAGGAGCTCGAACCACAAACTTCGAAGTAGCGTTTACAAACAATTTCCAAGATATACTGGACGGTGCCAATATTTACAGTTGGAGAGATACAAATGCCGActcaaacaacaacagcacaAGCCAAGGCACTGGTGATAGAGGTGGTAATTCAACCAATGATAGTTCTGGAGCCAACGATGGCAATCCTGGAGCATCACGTCCTACACGTCCTGAATCAGGACCACGTCAGTTTTCGTTGGCTGATGCCGATAGATTTTGGCGTCAACGCGGAACAGCAGTTTTTGGTCCTGGCCAGGCTCCAACCCCTGGTACAAGTTTTACCAGTGACGGTGTATTTTATACTACCCGAAGTTTTCCTATCGATATTAGATTAGGCACTGCGCTATttggaggtggtgatggCGGGTCCAGAAATCCTAGAGCTTCAAAACGGGCTATTGCCAAGCTAAAATCTGTTAAAGCATCTTCATTACCGGAATCCGATAGATCATGTCCAATCtgctttgaaaaatatgtggatgaagaagaagactcgGTTGAAAAGAGTGATTTAAAAACAGAAGATGTCATAGATGATAATACATCGGGGATGAGCGCCGATTCAGTTGGTGATCCTCCCGAGTCTGTTCCCGAAAGTTCGGCTCAACCTGAATCAACATCTGATAGTGACAGCACCACTGATACACGCCATAACGCGCTTGAAATGCCCTGTAATCACCTCTTTGGTAGCCATTGTATCAAGGAATGGCTGGCTGGGTCTAATACATGTCCTCTATGTCGTACCACGATAGAGAGTCAAGATGACTATCTTCGCAGTATTGGACAACAGCCAGAATCTGATAATAACGCAGCTACCCTGTTTGAGTTGATCTTTAACGTGATTCCAAATTTGATGAGCAATAGCAccaacaattccaattccaattccaataccaataacaacagcaacgCCAACAGCAATGGTAATGACAACGATAACGACAACGGCAttaacaacaataataacacACAAAGTAGCTCTACCAGTGGCGATAATACGATTCCCAGCCAAACTCGGTCTGACTCGACTTctatcttcagcatcaaccCACAGAGAGCTCCACGTGTTAACTCACCTGTAAGTTCGCATACCAATTCAGGTGCTGATACTCCTTTATCACAAAACTCGACTGATACCGCTGGCCGAGCAAACAGCACCCTAGGGTTAAGCAGTGTTGCAGCAAATCCAATCGACATGTCTGGTAGTAGTTCGAGCAGTTCTGGAACCTCTCAACAAGAAACTACACAAAGTGCTGCCAGCTCCGTGGTCtcatctgcttctgaaaTGAGTGAAAGTTCAAGTTCAAGTAGCTCATCAAGAACTGCGGCAACTACTACCTCAGACCCTGGTCCCAATCTTATTTCCAGACCACGATCGGGAACATCATCCCAGTTCTTGCGTCCATTATCAATTCTTTTACAGAATCTGCATGGTCGAGGAGGCAGCTCCAGTCGGAACAACAATAACtcaacatcatcgtcgCCGAGTCAGTCCAGTCAACAAAGCAGAGACGATGGCATCGCTCCTATTGGAAATGAACGTACAACTGCATCAGCCACACGCCAGGAACCAGGAAACACTCgtggtggtggtactgGAGGCGGTGTTTGGATGGGTCCTGGTGGAATACTGTCGTCTTGGGGCCCTAGATTTGTCCGACGCCATCATCCATATAGATCGCCTCCTACTGAACCCAGCAGTAATGCTGAATCTAGCAGACAATCTCGTGAGTCCAGCGGTCGGCCAAGTACAGCATCCAGATCAGCGTCGCGAAATGCTCAGGTTAGCAATCATAATCACCTGCAGTGTGCATCTGCGAATCTCTCCATGTGTTCAGTTTCTGGAAACATCCCAAGACCTGATGACAGTCGGatggaagaagacgatgactCTGAAAATTCCGATAGACTTGTCAGACTTGATTGTGGACATGGCTATCATGTTCCTTGTTTACGTGTAGCTATGGCAGCCCATGGTGACCGAGAGATCCCCAACTTAACTGGTGGTGTGGATAGCAATGATGGTGCTACAAGagaagtgtggtgcttgaGATGTCGCAGATACCAGGACATCAGCAACCACGAGTAA